The sequence below is a genomic window from Tenacibaculum tangerinum.
AAGAGATAAATTATTTATGGCTGACCTCTCTTTTAGTAAAGATTTATTTAAAGATAAAGCCACACTAGTTTTAAACGTTAGGGACTTGTTCAATTCTAGAAAAAGAGAGAGTATTACCAATTTATACGACTCTGATGGTAATTTAATATCTATTTTAGATGGTGCTTTTCAATGGAGAGAACGCCAAATATCATTGAACTTCACCTATCGTTTCAACCAAAATAAAAAACGTGAGCGACCTCAACGTGGAGAATTTGATGGTGGTGGTGAAGACTTTGGAGGATAGATAAATACTTTCTATCACTTTTTAAAAATAAGTATAAATGAACCATTAAAATCTGTATCAAAATTCATTTCCCCTGAAGAGAGAAATCATAAACTCCATTATAGAGTTTTGATTAGCACTACTCAACTTTTTATGTATCACAATTCACTTTTGCTTGGTTAAAAATGACCAATCACCTTGCAATTTGTTGATTAACTGATAGATAATTGAGGGGTTGATTATTCTTACAAGCCTAATATTAAATGAGTTATATAGAATTAGTCAAATCCTTCTCCAGGAGATCCAGGACTTTGTGCTTGTGCTTTTTTAGGGTCTAAAATCATATAAAAACCCAAAGCTGTTAATGCTGTATACTTACCATATTTTCCTATCTTTTCAAGGGCTTCTTTGCGTGTTATATGGTGTTTATCTTCTTTGTGTAATTTCATAAGACATATTAGTTTTATAAGGGTTTCTTTTCAGTTATTTTATACTCAACTCTACGCTTACATGAACTCGTTCATTGATTATGGATGTATGTTAATAATCCAATCATTCTAATAGTAACTTTTTGCGTAAGGTTCCATTTTTAGTATCTACTTTTAAAATATAAATACTCGAAGAGAGCTCCGGTAAGGCTACCGCCGAAGAATTGCTTGCATTAAATGTTGTTTGTAGCACTTTTTTGCCTAACACATCAAATAGTGTCACGTTGGCTGCTGTATCAGTTAGGCCCATAATGTGTAAATTTTTATCCTTTTGAAAAATTAAAACATCATCTAACGTATGCACTTGCGCAGTTGGTGATTTAGAGGAAATGTGTATATAAAAACGTCCTACACCAACTACTATTTCATCTGAACCCATTTCATAACTGGCGTTCCCTATTTCTGTAAAGGTACCAGCATCTCTATCTTCCAAATATACGTTTACGTCGCTAGGTAGGTTTTGTGTTTCGACTGAAAAATTTAAGTTTTTACCCGCATTTGCATGTACGCCAATAGGTATGACCATTGTTTCTAATTCGGTAATGGGTAAGGTTTGCTTTGCAAATGGTATGGTTTCTTTAGTATCAACTAAATGAGTGTATACATTTAAACCTGAATTCACTCCATTAAACATACCAATATCCAAACCAGCATCTAATCCTTTGGTTCCTGAATCTGTATAATTTATTGTTGTTTTTCTAGTAGCAACACCATCAGATAGATTAAGTGTTAATGATGGAACATCACTTTTATAAAAGGGCACACCAGTCTGATGGCTTTGCATCGCAGAAGTAATTGATGCATTATCTTCAGGTACTTTTGAATTAACAAAAAACGCTTGCCCAGGATGCACATATCCTGTGGTTAAGGGATCGTAAGACGCTGTACTGGCATTCCATACATATACTGCTTGATAGGCATCAGATAGTAAATCGCTTCCAACAATACCGTTGCTCGCTATAAAGGCACCGATATCCATGTAAGAGGGAAAAGAATTACCGATGAGATTCCAATTATTAGCTCCTTGTGATATTAAAGGAGTTGCAAGTGTTGGTATTGTTCCTGTAAAAGAAAAGTCGCCACCTGTAGTTTGTTTTTTTAACGCATAGCCTGTTCCTGTAGCAAAATCTTCTGTAGTGCCTCCTTGAAAATATCTCCAGTGTCCGGTAACAACATCAGAAGTAACATTGTTATATGTAGAAACACCTCTATTGGTACCCGAAATAGCTATTCCGTTGTTGGTTACCCATGCGTCGTCGTATTGCTCACCTACAACAGGACTAGCAACTAAATGCCAGTTGACATCGGGTACATTCACATTATAAGTAATATCCCCATAGTTTGCTCCACTAATTAGTAAAGAACTTCCAGCGTTAACAGTAACGCTTCCTAAGTTCGTAAAATCTCCAGCAACGGTTAAAGCATTATTAACGTTTAAAGAAGAGGAAGTATTGATAAAAATATCTTGTACCTCCACACTCGTCGTTATTGTAGGTTGGTTGGTAACGTTAGGGACTCTTATATAAGAAGATGTAGTTGGCACTGAGTTGGGAGTCCAGTTAGAAGCAGTTCCCCAATCGGTACTCGCACTACCATTCCATTCGCTAGAAATCAATCTGAATTGTTGATTAGCGTTGCTAGCGTTTACATCAAAGGTCTGGATTTGCGCACCCGGTAATCCATCTTGAATATCAAAGGCTTTTACAGGAACATTGACAGAACCAAAATTACAGGTAGTAAAGGCTATTTGAAACACATACGAGCCCGTATTTGTACCTTCAGAGATTAAAAATTCTACATTGGCATCTGTGGCTAAGTATCTAGCTTGCACATCTCCAAAAATACCGCACCATCCATCTTTTATTCCAATGTAGCTTCCTGTTTGTACATTTTTAATTTTATACACATTTGCTCCTTGGTGTTCGAAAACCCACAATTGTTTATTATCTAAAAAATTAGGGGTTGTCATCGACACATCATAGTCTCCAGTAGTAGCTGTAACCATCGCTTCCTGATGCACATCTGAATAAATTTGATATGTTCCATTGGGTATTATTTGTGCACTTAAAATGCTAGAATATACTACAAGAAAACAGATACAGAAGTAAATTTTTATTACGTTTTTCATTTTTATAACTTATTGAAGTGTTAAAACTATTATCAAACCTATAACCGATAGCAAAGTCATGAATTACAGACTAGTAACATTCGGGTTTAGTCATAACAAAAGTGTACTAAACTTTTTTAAAATGTTTTATATCAGTGGGTATTCAATAAAATTAACAAAAGAAAATAGCCGAATTGTTTTTCTTTTTAAAAAAGTGGATAGGCTTTCAATATAAAAAATACAAAACACTAAAAATCAAATAATTAAAAAAAGTATTTTTTAAAAAAAAGTAGATTAATCAGTTATTTTAAATGCTGAATTTCAGTTTTTTAACCGAATTTATTTTATCAAATATTGATTATTTCATTAAAAGAAGTTGAAATTAAACTACTTGATTGTGCTTTCTTATAAAATGGTGCAATTCTTTTTTTGATGATGGAAGAGTATAAAAATCAAGATTCAAAAACTAAACAAACGTTTAAAAAGTTCATAAAAAAACCACACTTTTTTGTGTGGTTTTAGCGTATATAATGTACAAAAAGCTTACTTACCTTCTTCAGCAGCTTTTTTTGCTTCTCGTTTTAATTTCATGTTTTCCCAGATAGTTCCACCAATCCAGTAAGGAACTACAAATGTTAATAAGAAAATTAACAGCCAAAATCCAGCCGTAAAAATAAACATGAATAATACCAATCCTGAAAATTCTGAAAAATCTAACATTTGTTTCTTATTAATAATAGTTATGGCACAAAATTATAACTATTTTTCTTTTCCTCCAATAAAATCTGATAAAAATCACTCTTAAAAACTATAAGAATTTGTAATTTTGAACCTCATTAATTGTAAGCATTTTAAATCATTTCAAATGACAAAATATAGAATCGAGAAAGATACCATGGGTCAGGTAGAAGTTCCTGCCGATAAATATTGGGGAGCTCAAACCGAGCGTTCTCGTAACAACTTTAAAATTGGCCCAGCTGCCTCTATGCCTTTAGAGATTGTATACGGGTTTGCCTACTTAAAAAAAGCTGCTGCTTATACCAATGCTGAATTGGGTGTATTAGCTATTGAAAAGCGTGATTTAATCGCACAGGTGTGTGATGAAATCTTAGCTGGAAAGCTCGACGATCAGTTTCCGTTGGTAATTTGGCAAACGGGTTCTGGCACACAATCGAATATGAATGTAAACGAGGTAATTGCTAATCGCGCCCACGAAATTGCTGGCAATGTAATTGGTAAAGGAGAAAAAACGATTCAACCGAACGACGATGTAAACAAATCGCAATCTTCTAACGATACGTTTCCTACAGGAATGCACATAGCGGCGTACAAAAAGATTGTAGAAGTAACCATTCCTGGTGTAGAGCAATTACGTGATACGTTACAAGCAAAGTCTGAAGCATTTAAAGATGTGGTAAAAATTGGACGCACACACTTAATGGATGCTACTCCTCTTACCTTAGGACAAGAGTTTTCTGGATATGTAGCCCAATTAAATTTTGGATTAAAAGCCTTAAAAAACTCCTTAACACACTTAGCGCAATTAGCTTTAGGAGGAACTGCGGTAGGAACAGGATTAAACACCCCTGAAGGTTACGATGTTTTAGTGGCTAAATACATTGCGAAGTTTACTGGACTGCCTTTTGTAACTGCTGAAAATAAGTTTGAGGCCTTGGCAGCACACGATGCCCTAGTAGAAACTCACGGAGCTTTAAAACAATTAGCGGTTTCTTTAAATAAAATTGCCAACGATATTCGTTTAATGGCATCAGGACCACGTTCGGGAATTGGTGAAATTATTATTCCAGCCAACGAACCAGGTTCTTCTATCATGCCAGGAAAAGTAAATCCAACACAAGCAGAAGCTTTAACAATGGTTTGTGCACAAGTAATGGGGAACGACGTCGCGGTAACCGTAGGAGGAACTCAAGGTCATTATGAGTTAAATGTATTCAAGCCTATGATGGCGGCTAACGTATTGCAATCGGCCCAATTATTAGGAGATGCTTGTGTGTCGTTTGATGTGAACTGTGCTGCGGGTATTGAACCCAACCAAGCTAGAATTACCGAGTTATTAAATAACTCATTAATGCTCGTTACGGCGTTGAATACGAGAATTGGCTATTATAAAGCTGCTGAAATTGCCAATACCGCGCATGCAAACGGAACTACCTTAAAAGAAGAAGCAGTCCGTTTAGGATATGTAACACCAGAACAATACGATGAATGGGTAAAACCAGAAGACATGACTGGAAGTTTAAAATAGCATGTACCTTTTATGATGTATAATAAGAGCCTTCACAACAAAGATACTGTGAAGGCTCTTAGTTTATCTAGATACTACCATTAGGAAAAAACAGTAAAGACCCACTATACTTATAAAAAAAGGTGTTTTGTTTCTCTGATCTATTCTCTATTCTCTATTTTCTATTTTATCTCTAAACAAAATCCCTAAGTACCGTTGATAATGAGAATATTTCATTAAAAAACCGCTGCTGCAATTTTTTGAATATTGGTTGATCTTCCCATTGAGTAATAATGTAAAATGGGTACTCCTTTTTGTAACAGTTCTTTACTTTGTGCAATGCACCACGCTATTCCTACTTGGCGTACTTCGTTATTGTCTTTGCATTTTAGTACTTCTTTTACCAACGTATCGGGTAAATCTACCTTAAAACGGTGCGGAATTAAATTCAACTGTTTTTTAGTTGAAATAGGTTTTAATCCTGGAATAATAGGAACCGTAATTCCTTCTTCTCTACATTTTTCTACAAATTCAAAATACTTTTGGTTGTCAAAAAACATCTGTGTCACCACATAGTTTGCTCCGTTTTTAATTTTCTTCTTTAAAAAGTGAATATCAGAATCTAAACTTGGTGCTTCCATGTGTTTCTCAGGATAGCCTGCTACTCCAATACAAAAATCAGTTTTTGAGGAATTTTGTAAGTCATCATCTAAGTACTTTCCTTTATTCAGGTTATCGATTTGCGTTACCAATTCAGTAGCATAGGTATGCCCCTCTTTTTCAGGTTTAAAATAGGTTTCACTTTTTACGGCATCGCCACGTAAGGCAACCACATTATCAATGCCTAAAAAATCGAGGTCTATTAAAAAGTTTTCGGTGTCTTCTTTCGTAAACCCTCCACATAAAATATGCGGAATGGCATCTACCTGATATTTATTTTGAATTGCCGCACAAATACCTACCGTACCTGGGCGCTTTTTTACCACTTGTTTTTTTAACAATCCATCTCCTAATTCTTTATACACGTACTCTTCGCGATGATAGGTTACGTCTATAAAAGGCGGATTGAACTCCATTAACGGGTCAATATTTTTAAATATTGACTCAATCGTGTCTCCTTTTAACGGAGGGAGAATTTCAAACGAGAATAATGAATTGCCATTTGCTTTTTGTAAGTGTTCTGTTACCTTCATAAGTTCAATCTTATAAAGGCGTATTTAATTATACCAATGAAGCCAACAATAGTGATATTGCTGCCATTGCAAGTAGTTGTATTGCGAATCGAATCTCTAAACTATACTTTTTCATCTGTTTAATTTTATTCATTTTTTCGGGCTGCAATATTACTACTTTTCTTTAGATTATAGTTTATCTAATTTTAATTTATTGTTAATTAAATACGCGCTATTATGTATTAGTTTTAATGTTCCTTTTAATTATCTGATATATTGGGATGTAACCATTTTCTAGCTTTTTCTAAGGGGATATTTTTTCGTTCTGCATAATCTCTTACTTGATCGTCTGTTATTTTCCCCAAACCGAAATATTTTGCTTCGCTATTGGCAAAATAGTATCCTGAAACTGCTGCTGCTGGCCACATGGCTAAACTTTCTGTTAAACGTACTCCTATATGCTCTTCTACCTGTAACAATTCCCAAATAGTCTCTTTTTCTAAATGATCGGGACAGGCAGGATAACCGGGTGCAGGACGAATTCCTTTGTATGCTTCTTGTATCAATTCTTCATTGGTTAAATTTTCTTCGGAAGCATAGCCCCAATGTTTGGTTCTCACTCGGTGATGTAAGTATTCAGCAAATGCTTCAGCAAAACGATCGGCAATAGCTTGTACCATAATTGCATTGTAATCATCGTGATTTTCTTTGTAATGTAATGCCAATGCATCGGCTCCGAAAATAGCGGTACAAAAAGCGCCTATATAATCTGTTCTTGTGGTTTGTTTAGGAGCAATAAAATCTGCCAAAGCAAAACTTGGTTTTCCTTCACGCTTTTTTAATTGCTGACGCAGGGTTCTAAATACGGCCACTTCTTTTCCTTTCTTTTGAACTGAAATATCATCGTCGTTAGTCGTGTTTGCTTCAAACAACCCAAAAACAGCTTTGGATTTTAATGCTTGTTTTTCAATGATTTGCTGTAGCATTTTTTGTGCATCTTCGTATAAACTAGATGCCTCCTCTCCTACTACTTCATCTTCTAGGATATCAGGAAACTTTCCGTGTAAGTCCCATGAGCGAAAAAACGGACTCCAGTCAAAATAGGGTACCAAGTCTTTTAAACTTACTTGTACTAGTTTTTGTACTCCTAGCTCTTTAGGTTTCGCAATGTCAGTAGTATCCCAATCTATTCTAAATTTACGTGCTCTTGCTTCCTCAATAGCTATATAGTGCTTCTGCTTACCTCGTTGTAAGAACTTATCACGAAAGGCTGAGTAATCTTTCTTCAATTTGGTAACATATTCATTAGAAGTTTCTCTATTCAGCAAATCTCCTACTACCGTTACGGCTCTAGAAGCATCGTTTACGTGTACTACTGCATTTTTATACTGTGTATCAATCTTTACAGCAGTATGTGCTTTTGAAGTAGTTGCACCACCAATTAACAAAGGAACTTCTAAGTTTTGACGTTCCATTTCTTTGGCTATGTACACCATTTCATCTAACGAGGGCGTTATGAGTCCGCTTAAGCCGATGGCATCTACGTTTTCTTTTTTGGCGGTTTCAATAATCTTCTCTGGTGGTACCATCACTCCTAAATCGATAATCTCATAATTGTTACAACCTAATACCACCGATACGATGTTTTTACCAATATCATGCACATCTCCTTTGACGGTTGCCATCAATATTTTTCCAATAGCTTTTTGCTTCTCACTTTTCTCTGCTTCAATGAACGGATTTAAGTAAGCGACGGCTTTCTTCATCACTCGGGCAGATTTTACAACTTGTGGTAAAAACATTTTTCCTGCACCGAACAAATCTCCCACCACATTCATTCCTGTCATTAAATGCCCTTCAATTACATGCAGCGGTTTAGCAACACTTAAACGTGCTTCTTCAGCATCTTCTTCAATAAAAGTATCTATTCCTTTCACCAAAGAGTGTGTTATACGGTCTTGTAATGGTAAACTTCTCCATTCTAAAACCTGTTCGCTGTTTTCTTTTTTGTTTCCTTTTACGGTTTCTGCAAACTCTAACAGGCGTTCGGTAGCATCGTCTCTTCTGTCTAAAATAACATCTTCAATATGTTCTAATAAATCCTTCGGAATATCGTCATACACCTCTAACATTGTCGGATTTACAATTCCCATATTCATTCCTGCTTTGATGGCATGGTATAAAAACACCGAGTGCATAGCTTCACGTACGACATTATTTCCTCTAAAAGAAAACGATACGTTACTTACGCCACCACTCACACTAACATGCGGTAAATTTTCACGTACCCATCGGGTAGCTTCAATGAAATCTATGGCATTTTTTCTGTGTTCTTCCATTCCAGTAGCGACTGGAAAAATGTTTAAATCGAAAATGATATCTTCTGGCGGAAAGTGGACGGTGTCCACTAACAATCTGTAAGAACGCTCGGCGATTTCAATTCTTCGCTCATACGTATCTGCCTGCCCTACTTCATCGAAAGCCATAATAATTACTGCGGCTCCGTATCGTTTAATTTGCGTTGCTTCCCAAATAAATTTTTCTTCTCCTTCTTTTAAGGAAATAGAGTTTACGACCGATTTACCTTGTACTACCTGCAATCCTGCTTCTATAATTTCCCATTTAGAGCTATCAATCATTATAGGAACTCTGGCAATATCGGGTTCAGAAGCAATAAGATTTAAGAAACGTATCATGGCTTCTTTTCCATCAATCAAACCATCATCCATATTAATGTCGATAATTTGCGCACCACCATCAACCTGATGACGGGCAATTGCCAACGCTTCATCGAACTTTTCTTCTTTTATCAATCGTAAAAATTTACGCGACCCTGCTACATTGGTTCGCTCACCAACATTGATAAAATTACTTTCAGGTGTAATAATTAACGGTTCTAACCCTGATAATTTCATATACCTTTTAGGTATATGGTTATTGGTTGTTGGTTGCTGGTCTATTTTTTCTATCATAACTTTTTATAGTAGTTAATAAAACCATTTAATATTTTTTTGCAAGAAGTTACTTTACCGAGGATACTTTCAAGATCACTACTTTTAAGATATCCTAAATCAAAAGACACATATAATTGAGTTTCTACTTCTTGTAACGAGCCCTTAGCTATGTACAGAAAATGGATGGTTTCTTTTGTAGATTGTCTTCCTATCCCTTCTGCGATATTTGAAGGTATGGATACAACACTTCTGCGAATTTGATTTGTTAATCCATACATTTCTTCTTTTGGAAATGATTGTGTCAATAAATAAACAAGTTTGACCAATTCTCTCGTGTATTTCCAAACATCCAATTCTGTGTAATTCATACTCTTATTGTTATTTCTCTAAAATTCCAACCAACTAAAAACCAACACCAATCAACTACTGTAATTTCGTGGTTTATACTTCGCTGCTATCGCTGCTATGGCTTTGATGTGGGCGGGGGTGGTACCGCAACATCCTCCTATAATATTGATTATATTTTTCTTTAAATATTCTTCTATTTGCTGGGCGGTTTCTTCAGGTGTTTCGTCATATTCACCAAAAGCATTGGGCAATCCTGCGTTGGGATGTGCCGAAATAGCAAAGTCTGTTTTAGACGCAATCGCTTCCAAGTGTGGCTGCAATAAATTGGCTCCTAAGGCACAGTTAAATCCTACTGATAACAACGGAATATGAGAAATTGAAATTAAAAAAGCCTCGGCTGTTTGTCCTGATAACGTTCGTCCCGAAGCATCGGTAATGGTACCAGAAACCATGATAGGAATTTCGATATGTCGTTCCGTTTTCACTTCTTCAATAGCAAATAAAGCAGCTTTAGCGTTTAGGGTATCAAATACTGTTTCTACCAATAATATATCTACGCCGCCATCTAACAAGGCTTCTACTTGTTGTTTGTAGGCAGTTCGCAATTCGTCAAAGGTTACCGCTCTGTACCCTGGATCGTTTACATCAGGCGACATGCTTGCGGTACGATTGGTTGGGCCTATAGAACCTGCTACAAAACGAGGTTTGCGTGGTTCTTTTGCAGTAAATTCTTCGGCTACTTCTTTCGCTATTTTAGCAGACTCGTAATTTAACTCATATACCAACTCTTCTAGTTGGTAATCTGCCATGGCAATGGTAGTTGCTGAAAAAGTGTTGGTCTCTACGATATCGGCTCCTGCCGCAAAGTACTTTCTGTGTACTTCCTTTACCGCTTCGGGTTGCGTAATGGATAACAAGTCGTTGTTTCCTTGCAATGGAGTTGGGTGGTCTTTAAAACGTTTTCCACGAAAATCTTCTTCGGAAAATTTATATTCCTGAAGCATGGTTCCCATAGCGCCATCGAGCACGAGGATTCGTTTTTGTATTTCTTGATAAATGTTTGACATTCCTGATAGTTAGTGTGTTGTTATCAGGAAAAGAGGAAGTAAACTTCTTTTCGTTATCTCTCTGCAAATGCAGTAGAATGTAGCACCTTCTTTGTTTTCACAAAGGGTTGCTAAGGTTTCAAAGGGTCTATTCCCTCCACCTTTCTTGATAACATCAATACGTTAATGAACGGCGCAAAGTTATAGTATTATTTTTAGTTATCCAATTTTTATTGTAGAATTGAGAATGATAGAAGTTGAAATAGTAACTACAACTAATTT
It includes:
- a CDS encoding T9SS type A sorting domain-containing protein: MKNVIKIYFCICFLVVYSSILSAQIIPNGTYQIYSDVHQEAMVTATTGDYDVSMTTPNFLDNKQLWVFEHQGANVYKIKNVQTGSYIGIKDGWCGIFGDVQARYLATDANVEFLISEGTNTGSYVFQIAFTTCNFGSVNVPVKAFDIQDGLPGAQIQTFDVNASNANQQFRLISSEWNGSASTDWGTASNWTPNSVPTTSSYIRVPNVTNQPTITTSVEVQDIFINTSSSLNVNNALTVAGDFTNLGSVTVNAGSSLLISGANYGDITYNVNVPDVNWHLVASPVVGEQYDDAWVTNNGIAISGTNRGVSTYNNVTSDVVTGHWRYFQGGTTEDFATGTGYALKKQTTGGDFSFTGTIPTLATPLISQGANNWNLIGNSFPSYMDIGAFIASNGIVGSDLLSDAYQAVYVWNASTASYDPLTTGYVHPGQAFFVNSKVPEDNASITSAMQSHQTGVPFYKSDVPSLTLNLSDGVATRKTTINYTDSGTKGLDAGLDIGMFNGVNSGLNVYTHLVDTKETIPFAKQTLPITELETMVIPIGVHANAGKNLNFSVETQNLPSDVNVYLEDRDAGTFTEIGNASYEMGSDEIVVGVGRFYIHISSKSPTAQVHTLDDVLIFQKDKNLHIMGLTDTAANVTLFDVLGKKVLQTTFNASNSSAVALPELSSSIYILKVDTKNGTLRKKLLLE
- the fumC gene encoding class II fumarate hydratase — encoded protein: MTKYRIEKDTMGQVEVPADKYWGAQTERSRNNFKIGPAASMPLEIVYGFAYLKKAAAYTNAELGVLAIEKRDLIAQVCDEILAGKLDDQFPLVIWQTGSGTQSNMNVNEVIANRAHEIAGNVIGKGEKTIQPNDDVNKSQSSNDTFPTGMHIAAYKKIVEVTIPGVEQLRDTLQAKSEAFKDVVKIGRTHLMDATPLTLGQEFSGYVAQLNFGLKALKNSLTHLAQLALGGTAVGTGLNTPEGYDVLVAKYIAKFTGLPFVTAENKFEALAAHDALVETHGALKQLAVSLNKIANDIRLMASGPRSGIGEIIIPANEPGSSIMPGKVNPTQAEALTMVCAQVMGNDVAVTVGGTQGHYELNVFKPMMAANVLQSAQLLGDACVSFDVNCAAGIEPNQARITELLNNSLMLVTALNTRIGYYKAAEIANTAHANGTTLKEEAVRLGYVTPEQYDEWVKPEDMTGSLK
- the metF gene encoding methylenetetrahydrofolate reductase [NAD(P)H], whose protein sequence is MKVTEHLQKANGNSLFSFEILPPLKGDTIESIFKNIDPLMEFNPPFIDVTYHREEYVYKELGDGLLKKQVVKKRPGTVGICAAIQNKYQVDAIPHILCGGFTKEDTENFLIDLDFLGIDNVVALRGDAVKSETYFKPEKEGHTYATELVTQIDNLNKGKYLDDDLQNSSKTDFCIGVAGYPEKHMEAPSLDSDIHFLKKKIKNGANYVVTQMFFDNQKYFEFVEKCREEGITVPIIPGLKPISTKKQLNLIPHRFKVDLPDTLVKEVLKCKDNNEVRQVGIAWCIAQSKELLQKGVPILHYYSMGRSTNIQKIAAAVF
- the metH gene encoding methionine synthase, with translation MIEKIDQQPTTNNHIPKRYMKLSGLEPLIITPESNFINVGERTNVAGSRKFLRLIKEEKFDEALAIARHQVDGGAQIIDINMDDGLIDGKEAMIRFLNLIASEPDIARVPIMIDSSKWEIIEAGLQVVQGKSVVNSISLKEGEEKFIWEATQIKRYGAAVIIMAFDEVGQADTYERRIEIAERSYRLLVDTVHFPPEDIIFDLNIFPVATGMEEHRKNAIDFIEATRWVRENLPHVSVSGGVSNVSFSFRGNNVVREAMHSVFLYHAIKAGMNMGIVNPTMLEVYDDIPKDLLEHIEDVILDRRDDATERLLEFAETVKGNKKENSEQVLEWRSLPLQDRITHSLVKGIDTFIEEDAEEARLSVAKPLHVIEGHLMTGMNVVGDLFGAGKMFLPQVVKSARVMKKAVAYLNPFIEAEKSEKQKAIGKILMATVKGDVHDIGKNIVSVVLGCNNYEIIDLGVMVPPEKIIETAKKENVDAIGLSGLITPSLDEMVYIAKEMERQNLEVPLLIGGATTSKAHTAVKIDTQYKNAVVHVNDASRAVTVVGDLLNRETSNEYVTKLKKDYSAFRDKFLQRGKQKHYIAIEEARARKFRIDWDTTDIAKPKELGVQKLVQVSLKDLVPYFDWSPFFRSWDLHGKFPDILEDEVVGEEASSLYEDAQKMLQQIIEKQALKSKAVFGLFEANTTNDDDISVQKKGKEVAVFRTLRQQLKKREGKPSFALADFIAPKQTTRTDYIGAFCTAIFGADALALHYKENHDDYNAIMVQAIADRFAEAFAEYLHHRVRTKHWGYASEENLTNEELIQEAYKGIRPAPGYPACPDHLEKETIWELLQVEEHIGVRLTESLAMWPAAAVSGYYFANSEAKYFGLGKITDDQVRDYAERKNIPLEKARKWLHPNISDN
- a CDS encoding four helix bundle protein, which gives rise to MNYTELDVWKYTRELVKLVYLLTQSFPKEEMYGLTNQIRRSVVSIPSNIAEGIGRQSTKETIHFLYIAKGSLQEVETQLYVSFDLGYLKSSDLESILGKVTSCKKILNGFINYYKKL
- a CDS encoding homocysteine S-methyltransferase family protein, coding for MSNIYQEIQKRILVLDGAMGTMLQEYKFSEEDFRGKRFKDHPTPLQGNNDLLSITQPEAVKEVHRKYFAAGADIVETNTFSATTIAMADYQLEELVYELNYESAKIAKEVAEEFTAKEPRKPRFVAGSIGPTNRTASMSPDVNDPGYRAVTFDELRTAYKQQVEALLDGGVDILLVETVFDTLNAKAALFAIEEVKTERHIEIPIMVSGTITDASGRTLSGQTAEAFLISISHIPLLSVGFNCALGANLLQPHLEAIASKTDFAISAHPNAGLPNAFGEYDETPEETAQQIEEYLKKNIINIIGGCCGTTPAHIKAIAAIAAKYKPRNYSS